One window of Pyrus communis chromosome 12, drPyrComm1.1, whole genome shotgun sequence genomic DNA carries:
- the LOC137711415 gene encoding protein MICROTUBULE BINDING PROTEIN 2C-like, with the protein MYDPQHFLESQENSSNFGDPKSWLSGDANSSPTHRSTQSSLAHSSTSTNSNLDRVLFKDLVEIVPLVQSLIDRKASSSFTRRGSVAYTKTPSRESLSKKVEQKGRNAAQSIPARQKRDHGDKDSSKNAGCLDADSFSSFSSRALAAEKEELDTLRVQVDDLQKKVLEKEELLKSSEISKDQVNAVQAKLNEYKHQVAEKDAVIKAAKQQLSDAKIKLADKQAALEKLQWEVMTSNRKVEKLEGEQDSLQGQISSFMLLFESLMKADPIVYGEDYDISTRTMDHLPHIDDLDEAQMRKMEEARRAYIAAVAAAKEKQDEESIAAAASARLHLQSLVLT; encoded by the exons ATGTACGACCCGCAGCACTTCCTGGAATCGCAAGAGAATTCCAGTAATTTCGGGGACCCAAAATCCTGGCTTTCCGGGGATGCCAACTCGTCCCCGACCCACCGCTCGACTCAGTCCTCACTTGCTCactcctccacctccaccaaCAGCAATCTCGATCGCGTCCTCTTCAAAGACCTCGTCGAGATCGTCCCTCTCGTCCAGTCCCTCATC GATCGGAAAGCTAGCAGTTCGTTTACGCGGCGGGGTTCGGTGGCCTACACCAAGACACCTTCAAGAGAATCCTTATCCAAAAAA gttgaacaaaaagggaggaATGCGGCTCAATCCATTCCCGCAAGACAGAAGAGGGATCATGGAGACAAGGACTCAAGCAAAAATGCTGGCTGCCTTGATGCTGACAGCTTTTCAAGTTTTTCCTCAAGGGCTTTGGCAGCGGAAAAAGAAGAGTTGGATACATTAAGGGTACAAGTTGATGATTTGCAAAAGAAAGTATTAGAGAAGGAGGAACTTTTAAAGTCATCGGAGATCTCAAAGGACCAAGTGAACGCTGTTCAAGCAAAACTGAATGAATATAAGCACCAAGTTGCAGAAAAAGACGCGGTAATAAAGGCTGCTAAGCAACAACTCTCTGATGCAAAG ATTAAGCTTGCAGACAAGCAAGCTGCTTTGGAAAAGTTACAGTGGGAAGTGATGACATCCAACAGGAAAGTGGAGAAGCTCGAAGGAGAGCAAGACTCCTTGCAAGGACAGATTTCGTCATTTATGCTCCTATTTGAAAGCTTGATGAAAGCTGATCCCATTGTCTACGGTGAAGATTATGATATTTCAACGCGTACTATGGATCATCTTCCTCACATT GATGATTTGGATGAGGCACAGATGAGGAAAATGGAAGAAGCTAGAAGAGCATATATCGCTGCTGTTGCTGCCGCAAAAGAAAAGCAAGACGAAGAATCTATTGCCGCTGCAGCCAGTGCCAGGTTACATCTTCAGTCATTAGTTCTCACATGA
- the LOC137709755 gene encoding uncharacterized protein encodes MFCTCQFNRVSMDGHSTMVFQPVYKSFKFKSSEVMKGLKVEKSTSSNDNDNLFISDLQTQDSEVVLNPHPDDSQNMRAISDAVTASDCAAWKDSARKAAMDYDLPELVAFLQGSSNYQLFKDICIDKEVRCEDKCSAENCEFYHSSIAWILDSEPDSESESIRESLDSESSTSTNETDCKKDDLSNDHSIKKIISEKVFLVRQGPSNAVLGANSMGLSITKAMGDNRRTSNASVKGGLENTSGSEEFHASEMENMLRHDSSQDGLSDGLAESSQRHQHCSGESSSSAYELPSGSISYSGGIPGFGSISLRSGSISFRSSSSTTSSRSFSFPILSSEWNGSPARMGSADHRQLHRHRHRHWGMRFLCCKF; translated from the exons ATGTTTTGCACCTGCCAG TTCAATAGGGTGTCCATGGATGGCCATTCAACCATGGTCTTCCAGCCTGTTTACAAGTCCTTCAAGTTCAAAAGTTCCGAAGTCATGAAGGGATTGAAGGTGGAAAAAAGTACTAGTTCAAACGATAATGATAATCTGTTCATTTCTGATTTGCAAACTCAAGACAGTGAGGTGGTTCTGAATCCACATCCAGATGATAGTCAGAATATGCGCGCTATAAGCGACGCCGTGACAGCTAGTGATTGCGCAGCTTGGAAGGATTCTGCTAGAAAGGCTGCTATGGATTATGACTTGCCAGAGTTGGTTGCATTCCTTCAAGGGAGCAGCAACTACCAGTTGTTCAAGGACATCTGCATTGACAAGGAAGTTCGATGCGAAGATAAGTGTTCCGCAGAAAACTGTGAATTCTATCATAGTAGCATTGCTTGGATACTTGATTCTGAACCGGACAGCGAGAGCGAGTCAATTAGAGAATCTCTGGACTCGGAGTCGTCCACTTCAACCAATGAGACTGACTGTAAAAAGGATGATCTATCAAATGATCATTCAATCAAGAAGATCATATCCGAAAAAGTGTTTTTGGTTAGACAG GGTCCAAGTAACGCAGTCTTGGGCGCAAACTCAATGGGATTATCTATAACTAAGGCAATGGGTGACAACAGAAGGACAAGCAATGCTTCTGTAAAAGGTGGCCTAGAAAATACAAGCGGAAGCGAAGAGTTTCATGCCTCAGAAATGGAAAACATGTTGAGGCATGATTCGTCCCAAGATGGGTTGTCAGATGGCCTAGCAGAATCGAGTCAACGGCACCAGCATTGCAGCGGAGAATCCAGTTCCTCTGCATACGAACTTCCTTCGGGCTCGATTTCATACTCGGGAGGAATACCGGGTTTTGGCAGCATTTCTCTTCGGTCGGGCAGCATCTCTTTTCGGTCGAGCAGCAGCACAACGAGCTCTCGGTCTTTCTCTTTTCCCAT ATTATCCTCGGAATGGAATGGCAGCCCGGCGAGAATGGGGAGCGCTGACCATCGACAATTACACCGGCACCGACACCGGCACTGGGGGATGCGATTTCTCTGCTGCAAATTCTGA
- the LOC137710627 gene encoding dof zinc finger protein DOF5.4-like isoform X1 encodes MQDIHSVRGGGRFFGGPGGGDARLRPHQHPNQHALKCPRCDSLNTKFCYYNNYNLSQPRHFCKACRRYWTKGGVLRNVPVGGGCRKTKRSKTKNSSSSSPISSPPPPPPQPNSADQNKSSSRSSSESSSLTNTTAAAATAATEAISEPSSTGSASNLLSNIHNPESSFFISQGGANGGFEPGASAAALLDHSTEINGIFSEIGSFTSLITSSNDMPFSFGNINGSPFNQQGNHDHNQVHQNQWGQQNQGVKMQEISGGLLDQTVQVDLSVFQNRSHGGGGGGFGSLDWQPGSGDQGLFDLPNTVDQAYWSHSQWTDQDHPTLYLPNSNLGMTGRFDLG; translated from the exons ATGCAAGACATTCATTCAGTGAGAGGTGGAGGGAGGTTCTTCGGGGGCCCGGGAGGAGGAGACGCGCGGCTGAGACCGCATCAGCACCCGAACCAGCATGCCTTGAAGTGCCCGCGGTGCGATTCTCTCAACACCAAGTTCTGCTACTACAACAACTACAACCTCTCCCAGCCCCGCCACTTCTGCAAGGCCTGCCGCCGCTACTGGACCAAAGGCGGCGTCCTCCGCAACGTACCCGTCGGAGGCGGATGTCGCAAAACTAAACGCTCCAAGACGAAAAATTCATCTTCGTCATCGCCGATATCATCCCCGCCGCCTCCTCCACCGCAACCAAACAGCGCCGATCAGAACAAATCCAGCTCTCGTTCGAGTAGCGAGAGCTCCAGCCTCACTAACACCACTGCGGCCGCTGCCACTGCCGCCACGGAGGCCATCTCAGAGCCGTCTTCGACCGGCTCCGCTTCAAACTTACTGAGCAATATTCATAATCCGGAATCCAGTTTCTTCATTTCTCAGGGCGGCGCAAACGGTGGCTTTGAGCCCGGCGCTTCGGCGGCAGCGCTGCTAGATCATAGTACGGAGATTAACGGAATTTTCTCGGAGATCGGGAGCTTCACCAGCTTGATCACGTCTTCCAACGACATGCCGTTTAGTTTCGGAAACATCAACGGCTCGCCGTTTAATCAGCAAGGCAATCATGATCATAATCAAGTTCATCAAAACCAATGGGGGCAGCAGAACCAGGGAGTGAAGATGCAGGAGATCAGCGGTGGATTGCTGGATCAGACGGTGCAGGTGGATCTATCAGTGTTCCAAAACAGATCCCacggcggaggaggaggaggatttgGATCGTTGGATTGGCAACCGGGATCAGGTGATCAAGGTTTGTTTGATCTTCCTAACACCGTTGATCAAGCATACTGGAGTCATAGTCAATGGACTGATCAAGACCACCCTACTCTCTACCTCCC AAATTCGAACTTAGGTATGACCGGACGCTTCGATCTTGGTTAA
- the LOC137710627 gene encoding dof zinc finger protein DOF5.4-like isoform X2 produces MQDIHSVRGGGRFFGGPGGGDARLRPHQHPNQHALKCPRCDSLNTKFCYYNNYNLSQPRHFCKACRRYWTKGGVLRNVPVGGGCRKTKRSKTKNSSSSSPISSPPPPPPQPNSADQNKSSSRSSSESSSLTNTTAAAATAATEAISEPSSTGSASNLLSNIHNPESSFFISQGGANGGFEPGASAAALLDHSTEINGIFSEIGSFTSLITSSNDMPFSFGNINGSPFNQQGNHDHNQVHQNQWGQQNQGVKMQEISGGLLDQTVQVDLSVFQNRSHGGGGGGFGSLDWQPGSGDQGLFDLPNTVDQAYWSHSQWTDQDHPTLYLP; encoded by the coding sequence ATGCAAGACATTCATTCAGTGAGAGGTGGAGGGAGGTTCTTCGGGGGCCCGGGAGGAGGAGACGCGCGGCTGAGACCGCATCAGCACCCGAACCAGCATGCCTTGAAGTGCCCGCGGTGCGATTCTCTCAACACCAAGTTCTGCTACTACAACAACTACAACCTCTCCCAGCCCCGCCACTTCTGCAAGGCCTGCCGCCGCTACTGGACCAAAGGCGGCGTCCTCCGCAACGTACCCGTCGGAGGCGGATGTCGCAAAACTAAACGCTCCAAGACGAAAAATTCATCTTCGTCATCGCCGATATCATCCCCGCCGCCTCCTCCACCGCAACCAAACAGCGCCGATCAGAACAAATCCAGCTCTCGTTCGAGTAGCGAGAGCTCCAGCCTCACTAACACCACTGCGGCCGCTGCCACTGCCGCCACGGAGGCCATCTCAGAGCCGTCTTCGACCGGCTCCGCTTCAAACTTACTGAGCAATATTCATAATCCGGAATCCAGTTTCTTCATTTCTCAGGGCGGCGCAAACGGTGGCTTTGAGCCCGGCGCTTCGGCGGCAGCGCTGCTAGATCATAGTACGGAGATTAACGGAATTTTCTCGGAGATCGGGAGCTTCACCAGCTTGATCACGTCTTCCAACGACATGCCGTTTAGTTTCGGAAACATCAACGGCTCGCCGTTTAATCAGCAAGGCAATCATGATCATAATCAAGTTCATCAAAACCAATGGGGGCAGCAGAACCAGGGAGTGAAGATGCAGGAGATCAGCGGTGGATTGCTGGATCAGACGGTGCAGGTGGATCTATCAGTGTTCCAAAACAGATCCCacggcggaggaggaggaggatttgGATCGTTGGATTGGCAACCGGGATCAGGTGATCAAGGTTTGTTTGATCTTCCTAACACCGTTGATCAAGCATACTGGAGTCATAGTCAATGGACTGATCAAGACCACCCTACTCTCTACCTCCCGTAA